Proteins encoded in a region of the Neodiprion lecontei isolate iyNeoLeco1 chromosome 5, iyNeoLeco1.1, whole genome shotgun sequence genome:
- the LOC107221720 gene encoding uncharacterized protein LOC107221720 isoform X2, giving the protein MAESNNHHQSHRGMMTVQPTLDEKRAVAARGAAGVLAVGVLALVLQSAAAATPTWGYFSNPDGSAAENGYFGPWRQCKQLLYGRERCGSAVSRFQPVVAVWVAGLSATGASVLLAIFVVLSVIQLAMASSAKRILMSYSTALIAKVALATLATLLAIVASGLFALQTDDRANSFLITRGEAFYMQLAAIALNFGVLVSAVYEGIYARRGGDPTKLRDVHTSHGNTIDNPGYREAHYPTNGGGISMTDASGKPHPGGAGNGSMASVATSGSAASTSSPLRSSLKKPKPMGIPNPGFSSHSPTLSRNGSQKKLLFGCGAAVTLLYRRQHVRTVLQ; this is encoded by the exons ATGGCAGAATCGAACAACCACCACCAAAGTCATCGAGGTATGATGACTGTGCAACCAACGTTGGATGAAAAACGTGCAGTAGCAGCACGTGGTGCTGCTGGGGTTCTGGCCGTCGGCGTTTTAGCTCTCGTTCTGCAATCTGCTGCGGCGGCAACGCCTACTTGGGGTTACTTCTCAAATCCTGATG GTTCCGCAGCAGAAAACGGATACTTTGGGCCTTGGCGACAATGCAAACAGCTGCTTTACGGCAGAGAAAGATGCGGTTCAGCGGTATCCAGGTTTCAACCGGTCG TGGCTGTATGGGTGGCTGGTCTTTCAGCAACCGGAGCATCCGTTCTATTGGCGATATTTGTCGTCTTGAGTGTTATTCAATTAGCGATGGCTTCTTCGGCGAAGAGGATCCTCATGTCCTACAGTACGGCATTGATTGCCAAAGTGGCGCTCGCTACTCTCGCAa CTCTGCTTGCCATCGTAGCGTCTGGTTTATTCGCTCTGCAGACCGACGATAGAGCCAACAGTTTTCTCATCACACGGGGAGAAGCTTTTTACATGCAG CTGGCGGCAATCGCATTGAACTTTGGCGTTCTGGTGTCCGCTGTCTATGAGGGCATTTACGCACGGAGAGGTGGTGACCCGACTAAACTTCGAGACGTTCATACCTCTCATGGTAACACGATTGACAATCCGGGATACCGGGAAGCCCATTACCCCACGAATG GGGGTGGTATTTCAATGACCGACGCCAGTGGTAAGCCTCACCCCGGTGGTGCCGGAAACGGATCGATGGCATCGGTGGCAACGTCCGGCAGCGCAGCCAGCACTTCATCCCCCCTTAGAAGCTCCCTGAAGAAGCCAAAACCGATGGGTATACCGAATCCAGGATTTTCCTCGCACAGTCCGACTTTATCAAGAAATGGATCTCAGAAAAAG TTACTTTTTGGCTGTGGTGCAGCAGTTACATTGTTATATAGAAGACAGCATGTGCGGACAGTACTCCAGTGA
- the LOC107221725 gene encoding toxin Tbo-IT2 has translation MYKMKTSLLILVCAIFILLADHGYANPYFEDDETERIAEDDGLTESEYTDNALDRLLHAAQQKRGCVRRDGNCDHRRNDCCYNSSCRCNLWGSNCRCQRMGIFQKWG, from the exons ATGTACAAGATGAAGACCAGCTTACTTATTCTTGTCTGTGCAATTTTCATCCTCTTGGCTGATCATGGTTATGCAAATCCTTACTTCGAAGATG ACGAGACCGAACGGATCGCAGAAGATGATGGACTCACCGAATCCGAGTATACGGACAATGCATTGGACCGTTTACTTCACGCAGCTCAACAGAA GCGTGGCTGCGTACGCCGCGATGGTAACTGCGATCATCGGCGAAACGATTGCTGTTACAATTCAAGCTGCCGATGCAACCTCTGGGGATCAAATTGCCGCTGTCAACGAATGGGCATCTTCCAGAAGTGGGGATAA
- the LOC107221720 gene encoding uncharacterized protein LOC107221720 isoform X3 → MAESNNHHQSHRGMMTVQPTLDEKRAVAARGAAGVLAVGVLALVLQSAAAATPTWGYFSNPDAGSAAENGYFGPWRQCKQLLYGRERCGSAVSRFQPVVAVWVAGLSATGASVLLAIFVVLSVIQLAMASSAKRILMSYSTALIAKVALATLATLLAIVASGLFALQTDDRANSFLITRGEAFYMQLAAIALNFGVLVSAVYEGIYARRGGDPTKLRDVHTSHGNTIDNPGYREAHYPTNGGGISMTDASGKPHPGGAGNGSMASVATSGSAASTSSPLRSSLKKPKPMGIPNPGFSSHSPTLSRNGSQKKVRIQTHSTEV, encoded by the exons ATGGCAGAATCGAACAACCACCACCAAAGTCATCGAGGTATGATGACTGTGCAACCAACGTTGGATGAAAAACGTGCAGTAGCAGCACGTGGTGCTGCTGGGGTTCTGGCCGTCGGCGTTTTAGCTCTCGTTCTGCAATCTGCTGCGGCGGCAACGCCTACTTGGGGTTACTTCTCAAATCCTGATG CTGGTTCCGCAGCAGAAAACGGATACTTTGGGCCTTGGCGACAATGCAAACAGCTGCTTTACGGCAGAGAAAGATGCGGTTCAGCGGTATCCAGGTTTCAACCGGTCG TGGCTGTATGGGTGGCTGGTCTTTCAGCAACCGGAGCATCCGTTCTATTGGCGATATTTGTCGTCTTGAGTGTTATTCAATTAGCGATGGCTTCTTCGGCGAAGAGGATCCTCATGTCCTACAGTACGGCATTGATTGCCAAAGTGGCGCTCGCTACTCTCGCAa CTCTGCTTGCCATCGTAGCGTCTGGTTTATTCGCTCTGCAGACCGACGATAGAGCCAACAGTTTTCTCATCACACGGGGAGAAGCTTTTTACATGCAG CTGGCGGCAATCGCATTGAACTTTGGCGTTCTGGTGTCCGCTGTCTATGAGGGCATTTACGCACGGAGAGGTGGTGACCCGACTAAACTTCGAGACGTTCATACCTCTCATGGTAACACGATTGACAATCCGGGATACCGGGAAGCCCATTACCCCACGAATG GGGGTGGTATTTCAATGACCGACGCCAGTGGTAAGCCTCACCCCGGTGGTGCCGGAAACGGATCGATGGCATCGGTGGCAACGTCCGGCAGCGCAGCCAGCACTTCATCCCCCCTTAGAAGCTCCCTGAAGAAGCCAAAACCGATGGGTATACCGAATCCAGGATTTTCCTCGCACAGTCCGACTTTATCAAGAAATGGATCTCAGAAAAAGGTACGAATTCAGACACATTCCACGGAAGTTTGA
- the LOC107221720 gene encoding uncharacterized protein LOC107221720 isoform X4, whose translation MAESNNHHQSHRGMMTVQPTLDEKRAVAARGAAGVLAVGVLALVLQSAAAATPTWGYFSNPDAGSAAENGYFGPWRQCKQLLYGRERCGSAVSRFQPVVAVWVAGLSATGASVLLAIFVVLSVIQLAMASSAKRILMSYSTALIAKVALATLATLLAIVASGLFALQTDDRANSFLITRGEAFYMQLAAIALNFGVLVSAVYEGIYARRGGDPTKLRDVHTSHGNTIDNPGYREAHYPTNGLTLRCIGIDNYGVVFQ comes from the exons ATGGCAGAATCGAACAACCACCACCAAAGTCATCGAGGTATGATGACTGTGCAACCAACGTTGGATGAAAAACGTGCAGTAGCAGCACGTGGTGCTGCTGGGGTTCTGGCCGTCGGCGTTTTAGCTCTCGTTCTGCAATCTGCTGCGGCGGCAACGCCTACTTGGGGTTACTTCTCAAATCCTGATG CTGGTTCCGCAGCAGAAAACGGATACTTTGGGCCTTGGCGACAATGCAAACAGCTGCTTTACGGCAGAGAAAGATGCGGTTCAGCGGTATCCAGGTTTCAACCGGTCG TGGCTGTATGGGTGGCTGGTCTTTCAGCAACCGGAGCATCCGTTCTATTGGCGATATTTGTCGTCTTGAGTGTTATTCAATTAGCGATGGCTTCTTCGGCGAAGAGGATCCTCATGTCCTACAGTACGGCATTGATTGCCAAAGTGGCGCTCGCTACTCTCGCAa CTCTGCTTGCCATCGTAGCGTCTGGTTTATTCGCTCTGCAGACCGACGATAGAGCCAACAGTTTTCTCATCACACGGGGAGAAGCTTTTTACATGCAG CTGGCGGCAATCGCATTGAACTTTGGCGTTCTGGTGTCCGCTGTCTATGAGGGCATTTACGCACGGAGAGGTGGTGACCCGACTAAACTTCGAGACGTTCATACCTCTCATGGTAACACGATTGACAATCCGGGATACCGGGAAGCCCATTACCCCACGAATG GTTTGACTTTGCGGTGCATCGGCATCGATAActac GGGGTGGTATTTCAATGA
- the LOC107221720 gene encoding uncharacterized protein LOC107221720 isoform X1, with protein sequence MAESNNHHQSHRGMMTVQPTLDEKRAVAARGAAGVLAVGVLALVLQSAAAATPTWGYFSNPDAGSAAENGYFGPWRQCKQLLYGRERCGSAVSRFQPVVAVWVAGLSATGASVLLAIFVVLSVIQLAMASSAKRILMSYSTALIAKVALATLATLLAIVASGLFALQTDDRANSFLITRGEAFYMQLAAIALNFGVLVSAVYEGIYARRGGDPTKLRDVHTSHGNTIDNPGYREAHYPTNGGGISMTDASGKPHPGGAGNGSMASVATSGSAASTSSPLRSSLKKPKPMGIPNPGFSSHSPTLSRNGSQKKLLFGCGAAVTLLYRRQHVRTVLQ encoded by the exons ATGGCAGAATCGAACAACCACCACCAAAGTCATCGAGGTATGATGACTGTGCAACCAACGTTGGATGAAAAACGTGCAGTAGCAGCACGTGGTGCTGCTGGGGTTCTGGCCGTCGGCGTTTTAGCTCTCGTTCTGCAATCTGCTGCGGCGGCAACGCCTACTTGGGGTTACTTCTCAAATCCTGATG CTGGTTCCGCAGCAGAAAACGGATACTTTGGGCCTTGGCGACAATGCAAACAGCTGCTTTACGGCAGAGAAAGATGCGGTTCAGCGGTATCCAGGTTTCAACCGGTCG TGGCTGTATGGGTGGCTGGTCTTTCAGCAACCGGAGCATCCGTTCTATTGGCGATATTTGTCGTCTTGAGTGTTATTCAATTAGCGATGGCTTCTTCGGCGAAGAGGATCCTCATGTCCTACAGTACGGCATTGATTGCCAAAGTGGCGCTCGCTACTCTCGCAa CTCTGCTTGCCATCGTAGCGTCTGGTTTATTCGCTCTGCAGACCGACGATAGAGCCAACAGTTTTCTCATCACACGGGGAGAAGCTTTTTACATGCAG CTGGCGGCAATCGCATTGAACTTTGGCGTTCTGGTGTCCGCTGTCTATGAGGGCATTTACGCACGGAGAGGTGGTGACCCGACTAAACTTCGAGACGTTCATACCTCTCATGGTAACACGATTGACAATCCGGGATACCGGGAAGCCCATTACCCCACGAATG GGGGTGGTATTTCAATGACCGACGCCAGTGGTAAGCCTCACCCCGGTGGTGCCGGAAACGGATCGATGGCATCGGTGGCAACGTCCGGCAGCGCAGCCAGCACTTCATCCCCCCTTAGAAGCTCCCTGAAGAAGCCAAAACCGATGGGTATACCGAATCCAGGATTTTCCTCGCACAGTCCGACTTTATCAAGAAATGGATCTCAGAAAAAG TTACTTTTTGGCTGTGGTGCAGCAGTTACATTGTTATATAGAAGACAGCATGTGCGGACAGTACTCCAGTGA